atatttttttgataaatatttttatggattatttgtatataaaaaagcGTGGATTATTCTTTAatcgttttaaaaaattgaacaagGAAAACGAGTACTTATCGAATAAGTCATATTTATATACTTCAATCAGATAAACATCAAGAGCACGACGTACAATTTCATCCAATATTTTCCTCCATGTCAATGCTTTTCCCGCGATATTTTCCCACGCCGTCAGCATCCCCGACAACAAAACGACAAAATCTACAATCTTCGAAGAGCCAGAGGAACGATCACTCGACACGCTTATTGAATCTCTCGGTGACTTTCGACGGCCTGTGCACCGGCAACCTGTCCTACACAAACGAGCTTTTACTACTCGTATCGCAAACATCGATCCCTGTGTGTGTAAAATTTGCACGATAAACCGGTGCTGTCTCCTCGTTACTCACTAAGTATTCgctactttaaaaataaatcgcgCGATTCTGTCTTCGCACTTTTCACCTCCTCCATCTATACTACAGCCAAAACTTGCAAAACCCCACGATTCAATCAACCCTATGAGAAAATAATCCTCTTTCTACATTCTCGCGAACAAAGGACAAAGGGGGCTCGAACAGCTGTGCAATGGgtcctctcgcgcgcagcgcactgcaCAAGGTCGCGAACTCCCCTTTGTATCCCACACAAATGTATACAATATATCCGTGTGACTCGTCATAGGACGTCGAGCTTCAAGTTTCGAGTCGCTCGCGTGCGCGAGTCAGTAATCAGCCGCACGTCGGCCGAGAGGTTGCAGCTTTTTCTACGACGACGGGTTTGAGGTACGTTTCTGTTTTTGTTGTTACTATACGACAAAGTATTCGAGTGTTTGcgataatttagtcggcaatgTAATGACGAGACTTGCGCAAGTTGTTTTTGCGCTTTTTTTCGCATTATCATCAGCTGTACAGATGACGAGGAACGTGATTAATTTTCGGTTCCCGGGAATACGTAAACATAATATTGGCACACATTGTATTCAAATTGAGGAAAGAGCGAGTGAGGCGCGCGGGTATTGATACACATcagatgattaaaaaaatatgggCCGATCGGTTTACGAGCGAGTGAATTAAACTGTTTATTGCGATGGTGAAAATAATGAGGCTAATTTTAGTGGGGTTAGGCTCAACGTTGTtatgctttatttaaaaatagttaaaaatagTACCTAAGGTGTTTGCATCTGTGCGAAGTTTGAAATCACGATCAGTATATGTATAGAGTTAAGATCGTTTAATGATCGTTCAATTTTGTTGGGCTTACTACAGAAAAGATGGTCAGATAACGATCATTTTATAAGGGATGTTGCTGGAAATATTTGAGCAAAATTCGAATTAAACGGcagagtttataaaaaaaagaaagaaaaagaaccATAGCCTATCTCACGTTTAGTACTGTGATGATGCACAATGATTCACCTTCTTTATTCAAATATTCTTTCGATGATTCTCTAGTAACTcgactgaattttttaaaactgcaTTTTATTTCGCTTAGATATTATTTTACTGCGTTTATAATGTATTTCTAAATATACTGTCTTTAGAATTCCTAGTCATATCGTAGGTTAGAGTTGATGACACAGCGTTTATAATAGAGTTCCTACTGTATATAATTCTTTGCTCTATTATACCTCGTTCGTAATAGAAATGAAAACAACACGATTTTGTATAATCACACGAATCATATGCAATTATAATCAGTGTAAATAGGATAAATATAGACAATGAGATGTTACAATAATCAATTCTTTGATTAGCTCTTTTATGTATAATCACTTTAGAtctaaaatagtatatttcaaatatattttctttatattgCTGCTTCTTTGTTAAAAAGTCCAAATGACAGTTTGACCGATTAGCCGATGTTGATGTGTACATACATCGCGATAACAAAATCGTCACTATCGCCAagtatgaaaattttttaatcctCGTGAATGACATATATCGAGAGCGCTAAACTTTCAAGATAAAAAGTGTGTATATGGGCAATTCTCTAAATCACATCCGCGCGTCAACCCATACCGGTTTCGACCCTCGCCTTGCCAAACTCGTCATTAATCTACTAAAACCtttgtatttataaaacaatCTGTACGTGTCTCTGCTCTATACCTATTTTTCGCTTCCTTCAACTTCGCACTTTTTACAAACGAGCATCCATTGTCATGTTCCAGAAGCTTCCGGGTATAGGTACCTGTATAGAAGCGACCTGCACCGCCGTAAAAAGCGATCATCGAGATGCACTACGCGTCAAGGGCCTTGACTTTCGCTCTCGTTTTCCTGGCGGCCTTGGCGAACTTGGCCGCCGAGGCTTCGTCAGCGGAAGAGTCGTCGCTTCTCGGGCTCGATGACCCTCAGTGGGACGAGTATCGGGAGTTCAAGGAGTTCCAGGAGTTTCAGGCCTGGAAGAGAGCTTCCAAGGAGAGGAGGCGACATCACGAGGACGAGGAGAGGAGGGAGAGGTACGAAAGGAAGAGGTTCCACGGGGCGGAAAACGAGAAGAGGAGACGCGGTGGTGACGGGAGATCGGCGAGGAAGGACGTTGTTGCCGATCCACCGCCGATCGATCAGGCTGCCCTGATGGCCAGATACATCGTCAATCAGGCTGGTAAGGGTTGATTGCGTGTTTTTGAGATGTTTATGGGGGAAATGTAAAGTGAAGTAAGATTTGATCAAAGAATTAAATGACATTCTAAAGGTGATGAATCATGGCATTTGTGTACTTCCTCGCGCGCTTCGGAGAGGAAAGTGTCAGCGAAATGTAATGCGTCTTCTTATCGCTTGATAACGCGTACGTGCATAGATAATTTGTATACGTGATTAGGCAATTAATGCACTTTTTAACGAGACACTTTATTGCGTAGGATTTAATGATTAATTGAGTATGAATCGatcgtttgaaaaaattagaatAGTTAGCTtagtatatttatttttaaatttttcaaatctccGCGATTACAGCTTGAATGCGAAAGAATtagaatttaaaaagaaataatttattccaGGCTGGACTTCGGTGGCGACAGTTAGCTCGCGAAAAGATACCGAAAGCTATCCGTTCGTGAATATCATTTCTTTCAGCGATGGACCACTTGGAAACGGTACTGGAATTCCATATTTGTTCTTGACGCCGTTAGATTTCACAGCGCAGGACGTCTTCGTAAGTCAAAACTTACTATGTATTTTACGTTATTCAATATGAACTCTCGATAAAAATAACAGTACGACGTACTGCGCATTAATAAATCAAATGTTTGCCTgtacaacttttttcacttggTAAAACAACTTACATTACAAGCAGAGATAAGACTGCAAGTCGATAAGAAGAACAAAGATCAATAAATTTGCCCGCAATTTCTTTTCCAGAAAGACAACCGCGCCACTTTGATGATGAGCTTGGCCCAAGGCCGTTACTGCGAGCTCAAGAATTACGACCCTATGGACCCTCGATGTGCCAGGGTCGTCATGACCGGCAAAATCAAAGCGGTATGTCCGCCGTATGCACCGTTCactaaacttttgaattattacgaaaccaaaaaaaattttctgatTTCTAGGTGAAAGAGGACAATCCAGAGTATCCGATCGCGAAAAACGCGGTATATGGCCGTCATCCGTGGTTAGCTCACATGCCAGCAGGTGCGATCGTAATTTCGCACATGATTCATAATATACTCTCGATTATTCGAAAATGACACAACGTTTCAATATATTCCAGATCACCACTTCTTCTTCGCTAAACTGAAAATTGGCACCATCGCCGTGCTGGACACCTTTGGAGGACCGAAATACGTCACCGTCAAGGACTATCTGAACCCACCAAATCCCAAAGCTCATTCCGAATATCTTGAGCGTTATCAGCTTCTCGGCGACGACAACGAGTCGCAGAAATCGGCCGAGCGATTTTCAAGCTATTTCTGAAGACTCGGGGGCGATTGTTTTTTAAAAGGAAAATGCTTCGTAAGATAGATGCCGTGTATCGACAAAACTATTTTTGTAATGGGACACTCGTTAGAATTGCAGAGGTACTTTTGGATAGTGAACAAGAGGCTGTTGATATAGATTGAAGAAAATATCTTAATGCTACTGTGCATACTTTTGTAAA
The DNA window shown above is from Nasonia vitripennis strain AsymCx chromosome 3 unlocalized genomic scaffold, Nvit_psr_1.1 chr3_random0004, whole genome shotgun sequence and carries:
- the LOC100115757 gene encoding protein CREG1, which encodes MHYASRALTFALVFLAALANLAAEASSAEESSLLGLDDPQWDEYREFKEFQEFQAWKRASKERRRHHEDEERRERYERKRFHGAENEKRRRGGDGRSARKDVVADPPPIDQAALMARYIVNQAGWTSVATVSSRKDTESYPFVNIISFSDGPLGNGTGIPYLFLTPLDFTAQDVFKDNRATLMMSLAQGRYCELKNYDPMDPRCARVVMTGKIKAVKEDNPEYPIAKNAVYGRHPWLAHMPADHHFFFAKLKIGTIAVLDTFGGPKYVTVKDYLNPPNPKAHSEYLERYQLLGDDNESQKSAERFSSYF